One window of Thermocoleostomius sinensis A174 genomic DNA carries:
- a CDS encoding NAD(P)H-quinone oxidoreductase subunit 4: MSTQFPWLTVLIVFPLLAALPIAFLPDKEGKTIRSYALGASLIEFAAIVYAFWQHYNFNDPSFQLVENFAWVPQIGLNWSLAVDGLSMPLVILSGLVTTLAVFASWKVTYRPRLFYSLMLILYSAQIGVFVAQDLLLFFFMWELELVPVYLLIATWGGQRRQYAATKFILYTAIGSVFILIAALAMAFYGDNVTFSLYELGLKHYSLGFEVAMYAAFLIAFGVKLPIFPFHTWLPDAHSEAPASVSMVLAGVLLKMAGYALIRFNIEMLPNAHVYFAPALAVLGAVGVIYASLTAFAQTNLKRRLAYSSIAHMGFVLIGIASFTDLGMSGAVLQMVSHGLIASSLFFLSGVAYERTHTLMMDRMGGMAKQMPTVFALFTAGAMASLALPGMSGFVGELAVFLGFATSDAYSTTFKAVIVLLAAVGVILSPIYLLSMLRVVFYGKTTEESAKFELTDANPREAFIALCLLVPIIGIGLYPKLTTQTYDVKTVAVTAEARSSLPLVAEQPFHLTLPLTAPSVFASETKELSSIVK; encoded by the coding sequence ATGAGTACGCAATTTCCCTGGCTAACTGTTCTAATTGTATTTCCACTACTGGCGGCGCTGCCAATCGCTTTTCTTCCGGACAAAGAAGGCAAAACCATTCGCTCCTACGCACTTGGAGCTTCGCTAATAGAATTTGCCGCGATCGTCTATGCCTTCTGGCAACACTACAATTTCAACGATCCTAGTTTTCAGTTAGTTGAAAATTTCGCTTGGGTTCCTCAAATTGGCTTGAATTGGTCATTGGCGGTTGATGGGTTGTCGATGCCGCTTGTGATTTTATCTGGGCTGGTTACAACGCTGGCGGTTTTTGCCTCTTGGAAAGTAACTTACCGCCCGCGCTTGTTCTACTCGCTGATGCTGATCCTCTACAGTGCACAGATTGGCGTGTTCGTGGCGCAGGATTTACTCTTGTTCTTCTTTATGTGGGAACTGGAGCTTGTCCCGGTATATCTGCTGATTGCCACTTGGGGAGGTCAACGCCGCCAATATGCTGCAACTAAGTTCATCCTGTATACGGCGATCGGCTCTGTATTCATTTTAATTGCTGCATTGGCAATGGCCTTCTATGGCGACAATGTGACGTTCAGCCTCTACGAATTAGGACTGAAGCACTACTCCTTGGGCTTTGAAGTGGCCATGTATGCAGCCTTCCTCATTGCCTTTGGGGTCAAGCTGCCCATTTTCCCCTTCCATACTTGGCTACCGGATGCTCACAGTGAAGCGCCTGCTTCTGTCTCCATGGTGTTAGCAGGTGTATTGCTGAAGATGGCAGGTTATGCCTTAATTCGCTTCAATATTGAGATGTTGCCTAACGCGCATGTTTATTTCGCTCCAGCGTTGGCAGTTTTGGGAGCAGTCGGTGTGATCTACGCTTCGTTGACGGCATTTGCTCAAACAAACTTAAAGCGACGCTTGGCTTACTCGTCGATCGCTCATATGGGGTTTGTCCTCATCGGTATTGCATCGTTCACGGATTTGGGTATGAGCGGCGCGGTGCTGCAAATGGTCTCCCACGGGTTAATCGCCTCTAGCCTGTTCTTCCTGTCGGGTGTGGCCTATGAACGGACGCATACGCTGATGATGGATCGCATGGGTGGTATGGCTAAACAAATGCCGACGGTGTTTGCTCTGTTCACTGCTGGAGCAATGGCGTCTTTGGCCCTGCCGGGAATGAGCGGCTTTGTAGGTGAGTTGGCTGTATTCCTGGGCTTCGCTACTAGCGACGCCTACAGCACCACTTTCAAGGCGGTGATTGTTTTGCTAGCAGCGGTTGGTGTGATTTTATCACCCATTTATTTGCTCTCGATGTTACGAGTGGTCTTCTATGGCAAAACCACCGAAGAGTCTGCCAAGTTTGAACTAACCGACGCCAACCCGCGAGAGGCATTTATTGCGCTCTGCCTACTGGTTCCCATCATTGGGATTGGACTCTATCCAAAGTTAACGACTCAAACCTATGATGTGAAGACGGTGGCGGTAACGGCGGAGGCTCGTAGTTCCTTACCTCTGGTGGCCGAGCAACCGTTCCACCTAACTCTTCCCCTTACGGCTCCCTCTGTGTTTGCTAGCGAAACGAAAGAGCTATCAAGCATTGTGAAATAG